The sequence below is a genomic window from Candidatus Obscuribacterales bacterium.
AACCTCAGCGGCAGCAATGGTAGAGCATGTTGTAGGCTGCAAGTGGTCAATCCGAATATTGACGTTAATTCGTGAGGGAGTGAATCGCCCCGGAGCTATCACACGCTCGATTGATGGGTTGAGCACGAAAGTACAAGGGGATTGCTTAAACAAAATGGTAGACTTTGGAATTTTGGAGCGGGTTGCTTATGCTGAGGTTCCGCCGCGAGTAGAGTACAAACTAACTGATTTTGGACGACGCTTTATCTCAATCTTGGATGCTGTTGCAGAGTTGCAGCGCGACATAGATGCAACTCTGCAACAGCACAACGACCCCGCTTCACCGGAACAAGCTTAAGTTATCGTTGAGGTGCAGCGGTTGTCTGTGTCCGGTGAGCGGGAACGTTAGTCCCCATCATGCCCATAAGTTTGCACATCCTTGCGCGATCGCTCTTTTATCAGTCAGATAGAGAGCTTGCTTGCCAGTACATTTTCGGTCGTTAGGTTGGGGAGAGCGATCGGTCTAGTTCATCCAGGTTTTGCGAAAAGCTTAAAAGTCCCGAAAGATGGTCTGTGTTGAGTGAGAGGGTGTATACAATGGTCGTGTTGATGGGAGTTGGGTGTCTCAGAAGGGGTTGTGGGGGCGATCGCCAGAGCGTGTAGGCTAACACGTCGCTGCAACGGACTGACAGGGGCGATCGGTGGGGTGTCAAAAGATTTTGCAGTCATTGAGCTTAGCGTTATGCTACTTCATTCTCTCCGTCAAAGTTGTTAGCTGTAGCTTAGTCTCAGCAAGCAAAAAGGGCTGTCAAGCGTAAGAGTTCAGACATCAATCTCGTGAATTGGAATCCCGAAAAAGTAAAATAAATAAATTAATAAGTTGTGAGAGCAAGAAGTAATCAGTCATGAATAGTTTAGCTGTTCTAACATTTGAACAAGAGCAAGCAATTGATGTCTATTTAAGAAAATGGACTGACATTGCACTTTCCACAAAATCATCTGAACCCAAGTCTTACATCATGGATCTTGTGCAAAGAGCTTATAGAGTTTTAGGCTACTCAGAACCCCAAATTGTATTTTGCGATAGTCCTTATGAAGCAAGTTTGATGACCTTGAACAGAAAAGGAGACTTGAGCAAGCAAGCAGTTATATTAATTCAGGAGCTAGCAGAAGACTTATATAATACTTTTGAGCCAGGAGATGAAGGACATAACATAGCTTTAAACGTTAACCTGATAGCGCAAGTTAATGAGCTCTTTGATTTTAGTAGTCAGAAATATATATATAGTATTTGCGAAAAGATGCGCTGGTGGTCTCAGTTAAGCTGGAAATTAGCTTTTGAGTGCTATTTCGCGACAAAAGATTTAAATCTACGATTTCAAAAAGACCTGAACGCTCCAGAAACTATGTTTCAACGTTACTGGTGGCTTCAAGACTTTAACCATACATTCTATGAGTATCTAGCTTTCATTGATTTTTGCTTGGAAGTTTTACATCTAAAATGTCATGATTTAGAGAAATGGTTTTGCCTGCAGAAAATTGTTCAAGAATGTGGATGGATTTTTTCATATGAAGATATATGCCTAATTTGCAATAAACCTCAGATTATTAACGTAGATAGCGAATATCGACTCCATTCTAATGAACAACCCGCCATTCAATTTGTTGATGGCTTTGAAGTCTATGCTTATCATGGGGTTCCTATTCCAAAAGAATATATAGTTTCAGGAGAAAATTTTTGCAAGAAAGAAATTCTCATCTCCCTCCACCGGCATAAGATCTCGGAGATTTTAGAGATCTGCAAGGTTGGAATTCTTGAATTTAAGAAAGAAAAAAGTCATTATGATGTATATGTTTCTAGTTTTAAAGCTGATCACCTGAAAAATAAGTATCTCTTGGAGATAGTTGACGCGGATTCAAAATGTATCGAATTGGTGAAGGAAATCGATGTCGATACCGTTGAAAATCTAGTGCGATAGCTGATCTTGTAGGGTGTGTTCCCTACTGCACCCCCTACCATCTTCATGGATAAATTTTTGGGAACGCACCATAGTCGTAAATTCCTTGAAGCAAGTAGTAAGTAGCCACAACCTAACAAAGCTCATACACACCGACCGCCGAGAGCCGATTAGTTATGATGCAAAGGTTGTCTGCAGCGGGTGTGGGCATCAAGCAGATGAAAGAAAGAGGTTGCTTGCCGTTGCGTTTTTGGTTGCGTGGTTGTTAGGTTGGGGAGAGCGATCGCCTGCCTATCGTTTGGGTTGATGAAGGAAGCTTCACGACTCCACCACAGGCAGACGAATTCTTGTCATGACAGCGAACGATATCTAACGAGAGAATAAGACGTTGACCTCCTTGGGTTCGAGCATGACAAAGGAGGGATGAGGTGAGCAGCGGGATGTGATCTCCTTTTGTCCAAGCGTGACTCAAGAGGGCTAGACCTTGGTGCAATCTAGAGATCAGCTAGACTTAACAACCGGCTAACCGGCTAGGCATACAGATCAGCGACGTAGTCGGCATAGCCGTTGTAGAGCAGCGTCGGTTGCTGTTCCCAGGAAAACTCGGAGCCAGGGCCGACCAAGCGTTCTGTCGCTTGTGACCAGCGGGGATGGGGGACATCTGGCTCCACATTCGATTCAAACTTATATTCATTGCCGTTGATGGTGTTCCAAAACGTGGCGGGTTGCTCGGCCACAAACTCAATGCCCACCACCGACTTGGCACCCTTAAAGCCATATTTCCAAGGCACCACCATGCGAATAGGAGCACCGTGCTGTTTCGGCAGGGTCTGCCCGTAGGCTCCCACAGCGAAAAAGGCGAGATCGTTAGCCATTTCTTCGATGCGCAGCCCTTCGGTGTAGGGCCAGGGGAGGAAGGACGACCGCAGACCGGGGCCTTTGGTCACCTCGGAGTCGTAGTAGGAGGTGAAGCGGACGTATTTGGCATCGCTGCTAGGTTCCACGGCCTCTAAAATTCGGCTCATGGGGAAGCCAATCCAGGGCACCACCATGGCCCAAGCTTCTACACAACGGAAGCGATAGACCCGTTCTTCTAGGGGAAAGTTGAGCAGGTCTTCTAGGCCGTAGGTGGTGGGGTTTTTGACCAAACCGCCGACGTTCAGCGTCCAGGGATTGGTGGGTAAGGCCTGGGCATTTTGCCAGATGGACTTGGTGCCGCCAAATTCGTAGAAGTTATTGTAGGTGGCCGCAAGTTGACGGCCGGTGATCGGGCGATCGCCCTCCCGAAAATTAGCATTGGCCACGGCATTGAGATCCTGCACCCCCGCCAAGGGATCGCGATCGCGCTGGGTGGAGGCTTGGCAGGCTGTGAGCGGTGCAGCGGCGGCGATCGCCCCCAGACCGATCATAGATTTCATAAACTTACGCCGTCCCCAGAAGGCGGATTCGGCGGTAACTGGCTGGTCGATTACCTGCCAGGGTTTTGGAACTCGAATCAAAACCATACTGCGTCCCCATCGTCTGAATAATCCTCTGCGTCTTTATCTTGACGCAATCATCAGGATCTGGGCAATGGCAATCCCTGAGACGACCACTGGGCAAGCAACGCGTTAACCACCTGATCCAGCCCCACGGCACGGGATGCTTTAAGCAGGTAGCGATCGCCGGGCTGGACGCTGTCTAGAAGATAATCAATCACCTGCTGATGGGTCTCAAAGACATGGCATGGCAGGGATCCAGCGCCAGCGATTAGAGCATCTCGTTCTTCTGGATCGGCCAGGATCAGGATCTGGTCTAGATTGAGCTGCTGGGCCACGTGGCCCACCTGTCGATGCAGAGCGGGCGATCGCTCTCCCAGCTCTTTCATGGTTCCCAAAATAGCAATGCGGCGCTGGCCGGGCGTATCCGCCAGCAATCGCAGGGCTGCGGTCATGGATTCTACCCCCGCGTTGTAGGTTTCATCCAGCACCATCACATCCTGGGGCAGGGTGTGGCAACGGGATCGCCCCTCAGGCAGGGTCACCGGCACCTCGTCACCGAGGGTTGTCCAATCGATACCCACCGCTTGGGCTACCGCCAGGGCCGCGAGGTAGTTGATGGCGTTATGGCGACCGGGCAGCGGGACGGCGATCGCCTGCCCCTGCACCCGCAGTTGGTCAGGAGCTGTCCATTCCCCCTGCAGATCGCCCCCGTCTAGACCGTAGGTGAGGACGCGACCGTTCCAGACTGTAGTGGCCGTGTCCATCAGCCGCTGGTTGTCGTGGTTGAGGATGGCTATGCCGTCAGGACGGAGGTTGGCCAGCAGTTCGCACTTGGCATCGGCGATCGCCTGCTCCGAGCCCAGGCGACCAATGTGGGCCGTGCCAACGTTGGTGATCACCGCAATATCGGGCTGGGCTATTTGGGTCAACAGGGCAATTTCTCCCGCCCCCCGCATTCCCATCTCCACCACCGCAAACTGATGCGCCGCCGTCAGTTCTAGCAAGGTCTTCGGTACGCCAATTTCGTTGTTGTAGTTAGCGCGGGTTTTCAGCACCGCGCCTTGGGTGCCCAGCACCGCTGCAATCAGCTCCTTCGTCGTCGTTTTACCCACCGACCCGGTCACCGCCACAACGGGCCCTGGAAAGCGTTGCCGCCAACCGCTACCCAAGGCTTGGTAGGCCGCCAGGGTATCCGGCACCACCCACAAGGGCGCGGCTTCCAACCCTGGGGGAATCTGATCCACCACCGCCGCGATCGCCCCTTGTTCTAACACCTGGGCTACAAAGTCATGACCATCAAAGCGATCGCCCCGCAGCGCCACAAACAAATCGCCCGGCTGTAGGGTACGGCTATCGGTGGTCATATGGGCGATCGCTTGATGCAGATCCAGGCTAGATGGGCTGGTGGCAGCAGGTAGGAGAACACCAAGATCAGCCAGGGTAAACGGTTTGACCATAGAGATTGCAACAACTGACAACACTAGCGAAGGTTGAACAGGCCCCTTAACCCAAAGACTGGAGAGCGATCGTCAAGGTGTATCGCCAGCCTTTCGATCGGTGCAGGACATAATCTAGGTGCTATCATACCGCTCCTCCGGACGCCTAGCGTGGGAGGCAGATATCCCTAACGATCGAGAGGTTCATCTCCGCCTCGTTGGTCATCTCCGCAACTTCACGTAGTCTTTACGAAAGATTCATCGTTTAGGGACAGATTTAACCGATGATATGACCGTGATCACCCTGATTCCCCCCGATGCTGTAGTACGATATGGGGCACGATTATTCTTAAATCATCTTTAAAGGCCAACTCAGCCGCTCTTGTCAATCATCATCTGGATATAGTCATGAGGATCTGACTTGAGTTACATTAATGAACGCTTCTCTCACCATCAGGTTTAGCTGAAACCCCTTCGCTATCGCGATTACGATCATTCACCCTCACTCCAGAACGAGCTCGTTCTGTTCATCCAGCTCATGAGCAGCTATAGCAGACCGATTGAATCTAGCGAACAGGCGTTGTATGACCACTTCTTACAGTGGGTTGATCGCGAACCACCGGAAGCCTTAATTCAGCGGTTCAAGTCCCTATTCATTGATGGTGGAACCTACAGCGATCGCGAGATATCCAAGGCCTTGGGGCAGGTTGTTTGTTCGGGCTCGGCGGATGAAGAGTTTCGCTTTGTGGTGAACCGCTGTTGCCACATTTTAATCAACCGTTGGCAGGCGCGATCGCAGTTTCAGCCCGCCGTGCTGGATTTGATTGCCCTGTTCGATCAAGTGCAGGCGCGGCCAACATCAGGAGGGCTTTATCGCTCTCGCAGCACCCGCCGCTTGCAAGACTTGGTGGTTGATTTCACCAGCACGGAGCAATGCCTCACCCTCCGGCGCTTAGCCAGGGTTTTGAGCGAACATCTAGACACCAATCGCTCTGGCTCCCAAGACCTAGGCATGTTAATTCCTCGCTATCCCTATCTCTACGAGCATTGTTTGCTGAATGACGATAGCGTCTCAGAACAAAAATCTACCGTTCGCAAGCTCCAAGCTGAACGTCAGCGCCAGTTTGAAGTAGACCTCAGCCGTTATGTAACGTCGATGGTGCGGCGATCGCCTGCGATGTCTCCCAGCGCGGCTGCGATCGCTGCCCCAACGGTGCAAAATCCTACCCTCTTGGGCGATCGCGCCTTGGGAGGAGCGCTGAAGCATTATCTAGGACGGGTGGATGGCTCGAATACCTACCGTGACCTGGCCCAAGGGTTCATGGCTCGCAGTCAGCACACGCCGTCCTACCGACTGTTCAAGAATGATTTGTTTGAATACATCACATCGTCCGTCGATGGCGACTATGGGGCGCGGCAGTTTAGCAACCAGCTTTATCAACAGCTCCGAGTTGCATCGCCGGAAAATGACGATCGCCGTCTCAGTGATTTTCTGGTGGTGCGCACCTGTAGCCAGCTCCTGAATTTCTTGGTGGTGGAAAGTCCCCAAAATCCTCGCCATTTTGTGTTTATGGATCTGATCAGCAACCTTGGCCCGGTGGTCACCGCTGGGCTGTTGCTGAAGATTGTGCTGATTTGCCGCAAGGTGAAGCCCTATCTAGAACGCCGCCTCTCGATTTTGTTCAACCATTATGAAAGCTGTGAACAGGCAACGGTGCAATGGCTCGTGCAGGTGCTCGAAACCATGAACCTAGCTCTCTGTCTACATTTTGGCAATATTGACCTATCGTTTATCCGCTAGCGATCGCCCCCTAGAATTCGTAGATAGACGTCACTCAAGGAAGCTACATTGCCGGGTTTCGACGTCGCTCAATCCTCTTCTCATCAGTAACTGCACGGTAGGTAATGCTACCCCTAACTAGGTTACGTCAGCTCCTCCGATCGCTCCCCTTGGGGTAGAAAAACAGTGACGCGGGTGCCCTGCTGCGGACTGCTGTCGATCGTAATCGTGCCGTGGTGGTTTTCGACAATCACCTGAGCGATCGCCAGGCCCAACCCCGATCCGGCCGACTGGGGGCGATCGCCATCACTGCTGTGGGTGCGAGCTGGATCAACCCGGTAGAACCGATCAAAGAGATGGGGCAGAGCATCCGGTGGGATGCCAATGCCGGTATCCTGGACGACGATCTCCAACCCCGGTAGGCCATGGCGCGATCGCCCCTCTAGGGTGACCTGTACCTGACCGCCGTTGGGAGTATAGCGAATACTGTTGCTGACTAGGTTGGTGAAGAGGCGACTTAGCTGATCGCGATCGCCCCGCAGATGGTAGCGGCTGGCTGGACTGGGTTGGGCATCGGGCTGGGCCCAGTGGAGGGCGATCGCCTTTTCATCTGCCATGCTGTGCTGCTCTTCCAAAACTTCGGTGAGCAACTCCCGAAGCTGAATCGGGTCTTGCCGCAGTGTCACCAGGCTACTATCTTGACGGGCCAGGAACAGGAGGTCATCCACCAGCCGCCCCAGCCTCCGAGTGAGCCGTTCCACCACCTGGAGTTGTTGCTGCTGCCATTCTGGATCTGGATCCGTCAGCGCCGCCTGCACATTGGTTTGAATCACGGCGATCGGGTTGCGCAATTCGTGGGATGCATCAGCGGTGAACTGCTTCAGCCGTTGATAGGAGTCGCGCACGGGAGCGATCGCCAACCCCGACAGCAGCCAGCCAATAGCCGCCACCCCGCCTACCATCAAACTAGTGCCTAGGCTCAAATCTACAATCAGCCGCCGCGTGGGCTTGGTCACCTCAAACCAAGGATGACTCACCCGTAGATAGCCCAACACCTGCCGCCCCCGCTCGATCCGCTGGGTCACCTGGCGCAGCACTTGGTCGCCGCTCAGATGCACCGTCTCACCCTGGGGATTGAGGTGAACTGGAATTTGGGGCTGGCTGGCAAAGGTAGACCACAGCAGGTCACCCGTAGGACTGAACCATTCCAGATCAATATGGTCGTCTTCCACCGTATCGGCATTGTCGCGAAAACTTGCCTCTAGGTTGACCTGATACTGGCGCGGCGCGAGGGGATTATCTTGGGGAACGGCTTCAATCACCAGCGATCGCCCAATAATTTCCACCACATGGTTGAGGGTATCGTCCACCCGCTCCACCAAGGTATTGCGCACGTAGACGTAAAACCCGGTGGCAAACAGCAGCAGCAGCACCGCTGTCACGGTGGTATACCACAGAGCTAAACGGCGGCGGGTCGCCTGAAACATGCCATACTCCTTGGCGCTATTGGGCGCTACGATCCTGAGTATATCGTTCCTGCTAACGATTAAGGGAGCAGCGATCGCCTCCGAGAGCTTAAAACAGGAAGTAGCGCTGGGCCATGGGCAGCACCTCCGCCGGTTCACAGGTGAGCAACTCACCATCGGCCCGCACTTCGTAGGTTTCTGGATTCACCTCCATCACCGGCTGGTAGTTATTCAGCTTCATATCTGCCTTGCGCACATTACGGATATTCATCACCGCCACCGCTGGCTTTTGCAGCCCAATCTTACCTGCAATGCCCTGAGCCACTGCCGCCTTCGAGACAAAGGTCAGCGATGTCGCCGCGATCGCCCCCCCATAGCTGCCAAACATCGGCCGCATATGCACCGGCTGGGGCGTGGGAATACTGGCATTAGGATCGCCCATCTGGGCCCAAGCGATCGCCCCGCCTTTAATCACCAATTCTGGCTTCACGCCAAAGAACGCCGGTTTCCACAGACAAAGATCCGCTAACTTACCTTCCTCAACTGAGCCAATTTCATGGGCAACGCCATGGGTAAGAGCCGGGTTAATCGTGTACTTCGCCACATAGCGCTTAGCTCGGTGATTATCATTGCGATCGCTATCTTCCGACAATGGGCCGCGCTGCACCTTCATCTTATGGGCCGTCTGCCAGGTACGGATAATCACCTCGCCTACGCGCCCCATGGCTTGGGAGTCGGAAGAAATCATGCTAAAAGCACCTAGGTCATGCAAGATATCTTCAGCCGCGATCGTTTCTCGGCGAATGCGCGATTCTGCAAACGCCACATCTTCAGGAATGCTGCGGCTCAGATGATGGCACACCATCAACATATCCAAATGTTCTTCTAACGTATTCACCGTATAGGGACGGGTGGGATTCGTCGAAGAAGGCAACACATTAGACTCGCCACAAACCTTGATAATATCTGGCGCATGACCGCCCCCAGCACCCTCCGTATGATACGTGTGAATCGTTCGTCCCTTAAAGGCAGCGATCGTATCTTCCACAAAACCAGCTTCATTGAGGGTATCGGTGTGGATGGCGACCTGGAGATCATAGTCCTCAGCAACGCTCAGGCAGGTATCGATCGCCGCTGGCGTTGTCCCCCAATCTTCATGGAGCTTCAGCCCGATCACCCCCGCCATCACCTGCTCAATCAATCCTGGCTGCTGAGCGCTGTTGCCCTTACCCATGAAGCCAAAGTTCAGCGGAAAGGCATCCGTTGCTTGCAGCATCCGCCAAATATGCCAAGCGCCGGGGGTGCAGGTGGTGGCATTGGTGCCGGTGGCCGGGCCTGTACCACCACCGATCATCGTCGTCACCCCAGAGGCGATCGCTGTCTCAATTTGCTGGGGGCAGATGAAGTGAATGTGGGCATCAATGCCACCCGCCGTGAGAATCATGCCCTCGCCAGCGATCGCCTCCGTACCCGGCCCGATAATAATGTCTACGTCATCTTGAATGTAGGGATTGCCAGCTTTGCCGATTTTGTAGATCCGTCCATTTTTGAGCCCCACATCCGCCTTGACAATGCCCCACCAGTCCAAAATCAGCGCATTGGTGATCACGGTGTCCACAGCACCCTCCGCCGTGGAGATGGGCGATTGTCCCATACCATCGCGGATCACTTTGCCGCCGCCAAACTTCACCTCGTTGCCGTAGGTGGTAAAGTCCTGCTCCACTTCGATAATCAGAGCTGTATCAGCCAATCGGATGCGATCGCCTACGGTGGGCCCGTAGGTTTCGGCATAGGCGCGGCGATCCATGCGATAGCTCATAGCACTCCCTCAATGTTGACATTCATGGGCGATTGTCTCAGGGGTCTGGTTTACACCGTTGTACCCTAGGACACTAACTCGCAAAGGGTACCACAGAGCGATCGGCTTTTGACAGGTGTTGCTGAAGGTTAAGGCGATCAGGCTGCATTCGGCATTTGAAGCGACCTTAATACCACTCTTGAACATTAGACACGTGTTCCATGCATAACCGCCGAATCCTCAACCGAAGAGTGGGGTATCGGCATTTGTATACATCTGATGAAAGCATTTTTATCGGGGAGCACCTATGAATACACTAGGTACAATAGTACTTGCTGGGCTAACAGCCACACTTATCTCTATGGCTGCCACCAAACCCAGTGAAGACGACTATATTCAACATGCAACGACTGTCATTCCGCCAAAAGTTTGTGTGGACTTAGCCCTCAGAGCAAATCCTTCCATAACCAGACAGAATGTGATTCAGACTTGTGAGAATGCAGAAGATATTTCTAAGTTTTTTTTAGATATACTTCCATTTCCCTTACGTAGATTTCTCGATAGAGGGCTCCAAAATTTTGTGACCAATAATTCAGGTTGTAAGGATTATTTTGTATTGCAGATATGTTCCACAGATTTGTTAGTCTATGAACATAAAAGTCTGGCGGTTTTTGGCCGATTGATCGACCTAGATCCTTAGCCCTACCTTCAGATTAGGCAGTCCCCCGGTTGACCATCTTTAACCAGGATAGCTAGATGCTGAGCGATGTCTGACTTACTGCCAGCGACCCACCACAAGACGAATCGTGCCATCAGCCAGCGTTTCTTCCTCTTCGATCGCAAACCCTTGGGCCGGGGCGATCGCTTTCAGGTGATGGTAACCATAGCGCTGGGTGAGTTGATTGAGCCAATCTTGACCATAGTCATGGCCGCGATCGTAGTCAGAAATAATTGCTTGGTAAGTGCCGTCAGCCTGGCGCTTGAAGCCAAGGTCGTTACTGAGATGGCCAAGATACTTGCGGCGAACGATCACCTCAGCGGTTTGCGATCGCAGGTCTCCTTGGTAGCCATACAGCGGTTGGGCGGTTGTGTGATGTTCCACGGTGCGGAAACCAAGGTCTGCCAAGGCTTGCAGGAGAGCATCAGCACTCTTAATCTGAGTCTTGATAGCGGAGAAGTGGGACATGGATTTATGGCGGGGTTCATTAGCCCTATGCTAACTCAACACCTCGAAGATCCTGTCATGGGTCATGGTGTTGCGTTCATGCTCTGAAACCAAAACTATGGTCATCATCTAAGTGCCTAGCTTGTCTCATCGTCTAACCTTCTTCTGCCGGAAGCGATCGCTCTTCAGCAATATCTTGATAAAACAGATAACCTACATAGAGCGACGCCACTGCGGCAAAATAACACCAGACAGAAACCAAACCTGCACTAAAAAATCGAGACACAACCACCAATGCCGCAAAAACTAGCCAGCCTAGTCCCTGCACGGCAGACTGATTCACCAACAGTAACGGGGCTAAGATAATCGAAATGTAAAGCGATCGCCCTAGGTGTTCCAAGAAAGGATAGGGCGTCAGGTTTTGGAGCATATAGGTGAGCGATCGCTCCTGGACAGTCACGGTCAGCCAATCGGGATTGAGCACTAAGGGCACCAAGAAATAGGCAGCCAACAGCATTCCCACTAGGGTCATCGTCTGCCACAGCCGCCTGAGGCGCGATCGCGTTTCGAGCATCCAGGCCATGAACGGCGTCCAGACAAGCCAGAAACCATGGGAAAAGAAGATAAATCCCGTTGCCGCCGCTGCAACCATGGCTGAATCATTGGCGTCTAGCCCCAGCCAGACGACGCCTTCAATGGCTTGCTGGATGCCAAAAGCCAGCGGGAAGGCGGCCAGGGGTAGGTAGTGGCGATCGCTTTGCCAAGCTTTGTTGATACACCACCCGCCAATGGGCAGAAGCGCGGCACTGATGGTGAAACTCGCGGTTGCAGAAAAGCACATGGCTCCACTCCTCATACATTGAGTTCAGCACTGTTGTTGTTCTTGGGCTGAATCGTTTCTTGTACCGATGTATCATCTATCCTAACTGACCTGGGTTTTCATGGGACAACCGTGGATGATAGAAGCTGGATATCTTCTGTAGTAGCATCAGTTTTGACCTCTCTCGCTAGCTCACTCCTGGCCCTTATCCCTCACTCCCGCTCCGAGGAATCAATGCCGCGTTGAGTGGCGTAGCGGCGCAGTTCTGCCATGAGCTGACCATCCTTCGAGGCCGTTCTAGCTCCGGCTTCCGCTGCCCAACGCTTCAGGTATTCAATTTGGTCGCGAGCGATCGCGGCTAGGGGTACGGTTTCCTCGATCGCCAGCATAATATCTTCGGTGGTGAAGTCTCGACGCTGACCGTTGACCACTTGGCTAT
It includes:
- the murF gene encoding UDP-N-acetylmuramoyl-tripeptide--D-alanyl-D-alanine ligase, producing the protein MVKPFTLADLGVLLPAATSPSSLDLHQAIAHMTTDSRTLQPGDLFVALRGDRFDGHDFVAQVLEQGAIAAVVDQIPPGLEAAPLWVVPDTLAAYQALGSGWRQRFPGPVVAVTGSVGKTTTKELIAAVLGTQGAVLKTRANYNNEIGVPKTLLELTAAHQFAVVEMGMRGAGEIALLTQIAQPDIAVITNVGTAHIGRLGSEQAIADAKCELLANLRPDGIAILNHDNQRLMDTATTVWNGRVLTYGLDGGDLQGEWTAPDQLRVQGQAIAVPLPGRHNAINYLAALAVAQAVGIDWTTLGDEVPVTLPEGRSRCHTLPQDVMVLDETYNAGVESMTAALRLLADTPGQRRIAILGTMKELGERSPALHRQVGHVAQQLNLDQILILADPEERDALIAGAGSLPCHVFETHQQVIDYLLDSVQPGDRYLLKASRAVGLDQVVNALLAQWSSQGLPLPRS
- a CDS encoding DUF6629 family protein; translation: MCFSATASFTISAALLPIGGWCINKAWQSDRHYLPLAAFPLAFGIQQAIEGVVWLGLDANDSAMVAAAATGFIFFSHGFWLVWTPFMAWMLETRSRLRRLWQTMTLVGMLLAAYFLVPLVLNPDWLTVTVQERSLTYMLQNLTPYPFLEHLGRSLYISIILAPLLLVNQSAVQGLGWLVFAALVVVSRFFSAGLVSVWCYFAAVASLYVGYLFYQDIAEERSLPAEEG
- the msrP gene encoding protein-methionine-sulfoxide reductase catalytic subunit MsrP; the encoded protein is MVLIRVPKPWQVIDQPVTAESAFWGRRKFMKSMIGLGAIAAAAPLTACQASTQRDRDPLAGVQDLNAVANANFREGDRPITGRQLAATYNNFYEFGGTKSIWQNAQALPTNPWTLNVGGLVKNPTTYGLEDLLNFPLEERVYRFRCVEAWAMVVPWIGFPMSRILEAVEPSSDAKYVRFTSYYDSEVTKGPGLRSSFLPWPYTEGLRIEEMANDLAFFAVGAYGQTLPKQHGAPIRMVVPWKYGFKGAKSVVGIEFVAEQPATFWNTINGNEYKFESNVEPDVPHPRWSQATERLVGPGSEFSWEQQPTLLYNGYADYVADLYA
- a CDS encoding HAMP domain-containing sensor histidine kinase — its product is MFQATRRRLALWYTTVTAVLLLLFATGFYVYVRNTLVERVDDTLNHVVEIIGRSLVIEAVPQDNPLAPRQYQVNLEASFRDNADTVEDDHIDLEWFSPTGDLLWSTFASQPQIPVHLNPQGETVHLSGDQVLRQVTQRIERGRQVLGYLRVSHPWFEVTKPTRRLIVDLSLGTSLMVGGVAAIGWLLSGLAIAPVRDSYQRLKQFTADASHELRNPIAVIQTNVQAALTDPDPEWQQQQLQVVERLTRRLGRLVDDLLFLARQDSSLVTLRQDPIQLRELLTEVLEEQHSMADEKAIALHWAQPDAQPSPASRYHLRGDRDQLSRLFTNLVSNSIRYTPNGGQVQVTLEGRSRHGLPGLEIVVQDTGIGIPPDALPHLFDRFYRVDPARTHSSDGDRPQSAGSGLGLAIAQVIVENHHGTITIDSSPQQGTRVTVFLPQGERSEELT
- the ureC gene encoding urease subunit alpha; this encodes MSYRMDRRAYAETYGPTVGDRIRLADTALIIEVEQDFTTYGNEVKFGGGKVIRDGMGQSPISTAEGAVDTVITNALILDWWGIVKADVGLKNGRIYKIGKAGNPYIQDDVDIIIGPGTEAIAGEGMILTAGGIDAHIHFICPQQIETAIASGVTTMIGGGTGPATGTNATTCTPGAWHIWRMLQATDAFPLNFGFMGKGNSAQQPGLIEQVMAGVIGLKLHEDWGTTPAAIDTCLSVAEDYDLQVAIHTDTLNEAGFVEDTIAAFKGRTIHTYHTEGAGGGHAPDIIKVCGESNVLPSSTNPTRPYTVNTLEEHLDMLMVCHHLSRSIPEDVAFAESRIRRETIAAEDILHDLGAFSMISSDSQAMGRVGEVIIRTWQTAHKMKVQRGPLSEDSDRNDNHRAKRYVAKYTINPALTHGVAHEIGSVEEGKLADLCLWKPAFFGVKPELVIKGGAIAWAQMGDPNASIPTPQPVHMRPMFGSYGGAIAATSLTFVSKAAVAQGIAGKIGLQKPAVAVMNIRNVRKADMKLNNYQPVMEVNPETYEVRADGELLTCEPAEVLPMAQRYFLF
- a CDS encoding helix-turn-helix domain-containing protein produces the protein MKKKFDVGKMSRDKQGSATSAAAMVEHVVGCKWSIRILTLIREGVNRPGAITRSIDGLSTKVQGDCLNKMVDFGILERVAYAEVPPRVEYKLTDFGRRFISILDAVAELQRDIDATLQQHNDPASPEQA
- a CDS encoding DUF1257 domain-containing protein, giving the protein MSHFSAIKTQIKSADALLQALADLGFRTVEHHTTAQPLYGYQGDLRSQTAEVIVRRKYLGHLSNDLGFKRQADGTYQAIISDYDRGHDYGQDWLNQLTQRYGYHHLKAIAPAQGFAIEEEETLADGTIRLVVGRWQ